Genomic window (Takifugu rubripes chromosome 1, fTakRub1.2, whole genome shotgun sequence):
AGCACTGCAGACCTCAGCCAGTGCTGGCCCGACCAGAAAAAGTCCACAATCAACTTTTGAACTCTTTCGACTAGGCCAGCCGGTGACGGTAAGACCGTCAGCCTGTGCCAAAGAGTCGAGGCGACCAAATTATTGGCAATCAGGACTCTCCCCCTGTAGGAAAGCTGAGGTAGCAGCCATTTCCACTTGGACAGTCTGGTGCGCACCTGCTCCACAGCACCCTCCCAGTTCTTATTCTCAAAGGTTTCTGTCCCAAGGAACACACCTAAGACTTTTAGGCCCTGTCTACCCCAGCTGAGGTTTCCTGGTAGTCTTGGTCTGTCCCTACCTGCCCAAGGGCCAACCTGCAGAGCTTCGCTCTTCTCCCAGTTTACCTTAGCAGATGAGGCTTCTTGGTAGTGGTCTAAACTATCAATCAGGTTGTCCACATCACCCTGATCCCTaacaaaaacattgatgtcATCGGCATATGCTGATACCACCAGCTGGGGACGCTCAGGAAGACCAGGTAACAAAAGTCCCGACAGCCTAGTTCTTAGGTTGTTTAGAAGAGGTTCGATGGCCAATGAGTACAACTGTCCAGAAATAGGGCATCCCTGTCTTATTCCCCGTTGGACGCTCACTGGACAGCTCAGCCCCCCACCAACCTTCACCAAACAACAAGCATCCCTGTACAGCAGAGACAAGAGTGACAAAAAAACATCCCCAAAACCAAAAGCccttaatgtggaaaacagaaacttgTGATCGACCCTGTCGAACgccttctcctggtctaaaGAAATCACCCCGACATCAATGTCGTACAGTTTACAAAGGTGAAACAAATctctcattaaaaaaaggttgTCCATAATTGACCTGTCCGGGACACAATACGACTGGTCTCTGTGGACGAGCAAATCGAGGtggttcttgagcctgttggcgAGCACCTTTGAAAGAAGTTTATAGTCCGTGCAGAGCAACGCCACAGGTCTCCAGTTTTTTAATAAAGCCAGGTCCCCCTTCTTCGGGATTAGAGAGAGGACCGCGGTCTGACAGGATGTCGGTAATCGACCTGTGTGAGTGcactcctgcagcacctcccacAGGTCAGCACCCAGACACCTCCAGAAATGTTTATAGAAGTCTGCGGGCaaaccatccagtcctggagctcGACCAGAAGCCATCTGTCCCACCGCAGCAGTAAGTTCATCCAATGTGATGTCAGCGTCCAGGGTGGACCGGTCCCTCTGGCTCAGCCGAGGAagaccctgcaggagctcatccTCCCTGCTGCAGTCCTCTGCCCTGTAGAGGGTGCCGTAGAAGTCCACAGCGTGTCTCCTCATCTCACCCTGGTCAGCTGTCATCGTTCCATCAGGCAGGCGGAGGCAGAGCATCTGTTTGGCGCGTGAAACAGACCTCTCCAGATTGAAAAAGAAGGAGGTGGGAGCGTCCATCTCCTTGATGCTGGTGAACCTTGACCTCACCAAGGCCCCCTTCACTCTTTCCTGTAAAAAGGAGCTGAGTTCCTGCCTCTTCTGCCTCAGTGTGTGTccctctgtgctggtgtgtgtgctgaaacTACCCTCCAGATCCCTGATCTCCCTCTCCAAGTGTTCTATGGTGTGTTTTACCCGTGTTGTTGTGTGACTACTGTGTTGCTGACAGAAGGCTCTGATGTGTGCTTTACCCACCTCCCACCACTGACCAAGACACTCAAagtcccccttcctccctctccaggttCCCCAGAAGGCCTCGAACCTACGACTAAACTCAGTGTCCTGGAGCAGCTTCACGTTAAAGTGCCAGTAtgagctgcatttgtgtgtttgtgaaatatGAAAATCAAAAGTGGCCAAGTGATGATCAGTGAACCCAACCGGATAAATGTGACTGTTAACTAACCTATTGCTAAAACCCTGGGACAGGTAGAACCTGTCCAGCCTAGCGGCACTAATGATCCcatccaccaccttcacccatgtGTACTGCCTGCTGGTGAGATGCTTCACCCTCCAAACATCTACCatccccagctctgctcccagcctagacagcacagcagctgaCTGGAGATGAGGCTCCTGTCCAATCCTGTCCAGTGTGACGTCTGTGGTGCAGTTCCAGTCCCCCCCCATGACTACACACTCATCCTGACCACACCGCTCCACAAACGAGGAGACCTTCTGGAACAGGTCCAGTCTGTCTGAGCCCTGACTGGGAGCATAGATGTTTATTAGACAGAAGACGAAGCCCTGAACCTCAGCTCTGACAGCTAAAGCTCTGCCTGCAGCGATCTCTGTGGTGGAGGTGACTCTAACGTCCAGCCTGGGAGAGAACAGAGTGgccacacctgcagacaggttGGTGCCATGGGACAGCCTAGACAGGCCTCTCCACCACAGACCCCAGTCTACCTCattgtctccatcactgtgtgtctcctggaggagaaggatgtcTAGCTTCTTCTGAGCAACCATGTCTGCAACCAGAGCCCTCTTCTGTGGATCCCTGCCACCATTGATGTTAAGTGAGGCCACCCTGAGCTTGTTCATGGAGGCTTGGAGaggtgaagcagcagaaggagcagcaaagaaaagagaagttaTGCACCACATTCATTCTCGTCATTAACCTCAGCAACTTGTTTGGAGCTTTTAACATGTTTtagcttttttccttcctttctgcttcagcatctttcttgttgctgtcatgtgtttcttcagacggaatctttttctttcatcgAGGAGGTCGACTCCCACAGCCCTCTGCAACCTCAATGCACTTTTCAAAAACTTTTCAGGGTCTGGGAAAAAATCAGCTGCTTTCACAGACTGGCCGAAGGTTTCATCCAGGAAGCTGGTGACGTCTTCCAGGGTGTACAGGTCCCCAGTAAGGGACTGGGAGTCCGCTACAGACCCACAGtcggagtcagagtcagactccatcacctcctcccctccctcatcaaCACTCAGCATCTCAGCTGGCCGATCAGGGAGCTGCTCACCAGCAGCCTGACCCTGGTCACCACTGACCCCCTGagctcctggctgctcctcctcagccgcTCCTGTCTGTACATTTACTcccatcttcacctcctctgttgctcccatctccacctcctctgttgctcccatctccacctcctctgttgctcccatccccacctcctctgttgctcctgccTGCGCCTTCCCTGCCATTTgcacctcctcagctgctccctcacttcctgccccAACTGCAGCTTCacattcacctcctccttgctcctctacctgtccactagggcctcctccagcatcgGCCGCCACCTCGTCACCACCGCCGCTCGGCGGGGCGACGCGGCTCGACATGGCGCCGGTGCGAGCACCCTCATTAGCGGGTCTGTGAGGACAAGCGACACGCTTGTGTCCCACATCCCCGCACTCAAAACACCTCATACTCCCAGAGCTGGCATATACCATGTAGTGTCCCTCTCCATGtctcaccctgaaggacacATCCAGTGtctgtgacggacaggtgaggaacatgaagCACTGCCTCCTGAGTGAGAGCACGTGCTTCAGTTTgtcgctcctgcagcccagacccacggtcctcagaccactCGCAAACTTTCCAaaccgctgcagctcctgctccagagcctcattAGTAATGAACGGGGGAACACCTGAGACGGTGACCCGAGTGGAGGGCGCGGCGAGCggggacacctgcaggtacGCTCCATTTAccgtcacccccctccccaccaactcagccactcctctttaacaaacaccaccacccctctgttcatcctggaggcgtAGGACAGGTTAGCGTGTCCCACCTGGTCTCCCACagccaggagaacctcctccaccGGTACAGACGGGTCGGGTTGGACCCGAATCCCGTGACGGATCGAGAGAGACGGCGTCCCCGAGGACGCCATCCCCGCCGCAAAACGCGACTAAACCTCCACCAAACTACACCAAACCACCCGACAACAACCACCCTGGTAATAGTGCAGGTACACCGCTGAGAAGGGGGAGTTAGCCGGGGAAAAACACGCAAAAGCTCACAAAACTCACAGCACGCTCTCCAGTACGCTCCCAGCACgcggtcagagagagagagagagagagagagagagagagagagagagagagagagagagagagagagagagagagagagagagagagagagagagagagagagagagagagagagagagagagagagagagagagagagagagagagagagagagagagagagagagagagagagagagagagagagagagagattttgatTTTTCAAAACTCAATTTAATTTGACATTACAAAAACCAAGAAcatgaacaaagaaaacaacactcAGTTAGTTGAGGAGGCCTCCAAAGAccagttcctcctcttccaccagaCACAGTCCATCATTTAGGCACCACGTGCTCTTAAACTCTTCAATATTGTTCGTTGCTCGGTAGAAATTAAAGTCCGTTTTTATCCGAGCTTTGACCATCCGAGCGAAGATGGTCTGAAGATCACAGTCCAAGGACCCGCCTATCTTGTTCCTCCTGCTCACGTAGATGGCTAGTTTCGCCTGACCTATGAAGAAATTCAGCAGCTGGCACTTAGCTTTCCTTCTCTTTTGGTATCTGAAACCCAGAATGAAGATGGTTTGTGAGAAAGTTTCACCAAGCAGGGAGAAAATCTGGTTCAACAGCTggaacagcacagagaggcgaTCACACTCGGAGAAACAGTGGAACACCGTCTCCCTATGGTCACAGAAGGGACACTCGGCACTGATGTTTGGGTTGATGTGCGATAAGAACCCGTTGACTGCGATGGCCCCGTGAAGGATTCTCCATTGTAGATCCCCGCCCCTCCGCGTTAGAGGTGGTTTGTACAGGGCCCTCCACTCTGGTTTCTGAGTCTCTGTGAGTGCCAGTTGCGTCCTCCATTTGGTATCGACGCGACCTGCCAAGCTGCGTTGGTTTAGAACCTTGACCAATGTGCCGTACATAAGCTTCCCCGCCGAGGAGCTTAATTCGACGGGCTGCACGTTTCTCAGGAGGGGTTGCGAGCCAGGAACATCCCCCAGCACAGGCGTTAGCCTCATGTCTGGAAAGGGGTCATTACGATTGGTTGGTCTCTGTCCTGTACAGAACTGGCTCACCCGCTCCAGCTCACTGGCCGCCAGTTGGTGTCTCCATCCTCCCAGCATCTGGTTCAGGACCCTCACTGATTTCACGCCTGTGTGCCGAGCCAGTGCTGTTGCATTGTCCAATCGGGGGCCACACACGTTCACCAACTGCCCCAGTGTGAATACACCTGCCTCACGCATTTTCTGGGCCAGTTGCAGTCCTGCCTCACACCCGAAACGGGCCCCATAGACCACCGGCTCCTCCAGAAGCCAAAAAGTGGAGTTGCAGGCGGCCCGCCTCCCCTGTGTAAACAACTTCCATACCTTAAAGAGTCCGTTGTAAAACCCTGGGAGTTCACCCAGTCTGACCCCTGTTAGGTCCATTAGAAATAGGGTTGCTGCCAACCCCATCCCACCACATCGCCTCAGCACGGCTTGAGCCACAGGTCTCCAGACCAAATCTGATGGACCACACAGCAGCCTTTGGACAAACTGGAGCCTGAAAgtcgctcctctgctctccaggtggaccaagccaagtcctccctcctccctcggcAGAAAAAGGACACTCTGTGGTGTCCAGTGCAGACGGTcccagaagaaatccaccatGACCGCCTGTATCCTGGACaggaggtttgggggggggtccacacaTGCCAGGCGGTGCCACAGCATGGATGACACCAGATTATTAATTACTAGGACTCGGCCTTTGAAAGACATCCTTGGAAGAagccatctccatctcttcagCCTCCCCTCAACTTTTTCTAAAACCCCCTCCCAATTCCTTGTCATGAAGGCCTCATTACCAAGGTGGACGCCCAAGTACCTCGACCCCCCTGCCCTCCAAGTGAGGCCCCCCGGTAATGCTAGCTGCTTACACCGTTCTCCCACCGCTAAGGCTTCACTTTTGGCCCAATTAACCTTCGCTGATGACAGTTTGTTAAAACTATTAACAGTTTCACAAAGGCTAGTAATGTCGTACTGACTGTTGATGAAAACAATGATGTCGTCGGCGTAGGCGGACACAACATACCGCCTCAGACAACCGGGAATGGTGAGACCCGATAGCTCTGCTCTCAGCCTCCGGAGGAGGGGCTCAATAGACAGGGCGTAGAGCATCCCTGACATTGAGCAGCCCTGCCTGATCCCCCTCCGGACAGCAAAAGGAGCACTCAGGCCACCGTTCAACTTCAGTACACTCTCAATGCCACAGTACAAGGCCTGGATCCTGGCTATGAAACCTGGGCTGAATCCAAAGGCCCGCAGCGTCCGCCACAggtactggtgttcaaccctgtcaaaagccttttcttggtccaGAGAAATCAGACCAAGCTCACGATCCAATGAACCAGAGAGGTCCAAAATGTCCCGAATTAGAGCTATGTTATCAGAGATTAACCTGCTGGGCACACAGTACGTCTGATCCTCATGAATcaccctctccatcacctttctCAGCCGAGTTGCCAACACCTTGGACAGCAGCTTGTAATCGGTGCATAGCAAGGACACTGGGCGCCAGTTCTTTACTTCCTGTAGGTCCCCTTTTTTTGGGAGGAGGGTAAGGacggctctcctgcagctcagtggcaGCCGACCTTGGCTCAGACTGTCCCTGAGGACGCACAGCAGGTCCTCGCCGAGAACAGGCCAGAAAGCCTTGTAAAATTCCGCTGGAAGCCCATCAATGCCTGGGACTTTCCCACCAGCCAGGCCATGCAACGCCGTTGTCAGTTCCTCCGCGGACAGAGGAGCATCCAGCTCCCTGTTACTGTCCTCACCTACCTGGGGTAGACCATTCAGGAAGAAACGCTCCACCCCAGACTCTCCCCGGCATTCCGTCCTGTACAGATCCCGATAATATGTCACTGCCCGCTGGCGAATCTCGATAGGGTCCTCGAGCACCTGTCCATTGTTGGCCCTCAGGGAGTGTATCATCCTCCTTTGGCCATTCTTCCGTtccaggccaaagaaaaagtgagaggGGGCATCCATCTGGGCGATGTGCTGGAATCTTGAGCGAACCAGAGCGCCCTGGGCAGCCACACCCAGCAGTTCAGCTAAAGCTGATGATTTAGACTTGAGAAGCTGAATATGCTCTCTTTTTCCTGTGGATTCTGCCAAAAGTTGGAGCTCCACGATTTCTCTCTCCAGGTCTCTCATGGACCTGGCCATGTCCCTGCTGGCATTGAGGGTGTACTGCAGACAAAACTGTTTGATATGGACCTTCCCAACATCCCACCACTGCTGGATGGAGCTGTAGCTGTCTTTTGTCATTTGAACATTGCTCCACAGGGTTTTGAATGCTTCCTTAAAAAAGTTATCCTGCAACAGGTGGGTGTTAAAGTGCCAATATGCACTTGCACACTTTGCATTCCTTATATGAACAACACAACTTAAGAGAGAATGATCAGAGAGACCAACCGGGCTGATAAACACCCTCTTAACTATATTTATATGGTGCCTGAAGAGATAGAAACGATCCAACCTGGCCAGAGAGAGCTGGTTCCCCCTGGAGTGGGTCCAGGTGAATTGACTCTGACCCGGATGGAAATACCGCCATACATCACACAACTCACGAGCCTGCACCAGCTTTGTGAGGGCGCTTTTGGATGGCAGATGAGGTTCTGGGTGgttcctgtccagcagggggttctccgtgcaattaaaatctccgCCCAGGAACAGAAACTCATTGTTGTTACAACCTGCGACAACCTTCTCTATCTCATTTAACAAAAGCAGCCTGTCCAACCCAGCAGTGGGAGCATACACATTCACAAAAACAAGCTTAACATTTTCAAATACAGCGGTTATTTTTAACAATCTACCTGGTACAGGTTCCTCTACAACCGAGGAGAGAGGTACAAAGTCTCTGGAGAAAAggatccccacccccccactgttgctgctcctatGGCTAAGAAAGAGCTGCCCTGCCCATTCCCTTCTCCAGTCAGGCTCATTGTCCGGGGTGCTGTGGGTCTCCTGAAGAAAGGTCACGCTCAGTCGTTTGCTGGTGATGAGGGCAAACACTGAGGCTCTTTTGTGTCCTCCCGAGCACCATTAATGTTCAGAGTTCCTACCCTGATATCTGCCATGATGAGGTTGCTTGACAACACAGAGGGAACGTGTGAGGCCTAGTCGGCGCCCTCAAGACTAGACCGAACCTTCTGCAGCAGTTTTTTGAGGCGGTATATCTCCTGGTCAGTAAAAGAGGGCTCGCCGAGGCTCCCAGCCCTCATGAGGTGCCTGACGGACTCCTGAAATAGCTGGAGGTCCGGGAAGTAGTCCCCCGCCTGTACCGACCTCATCCCCTTTGTGTTCTTGAGGAAGGACCTAATCTTTGAGAGAGAGTAATGATGATGTGTCTCCACCCGAAAGTCATCACTATCATTAAAGGTCTCCTGCATGTCCTGTGAAACGTTGCTTTCCTGTGTATCTAACAAAGCGTTTTGtgcactttgtgtgtccattgggGTGCTTTGTGCGTCCTGTGAgttgtgtgtgtccagtgagctgtgtgtgtgaggtgagtcAATTATAACCTGTGTGTGCTGTGGTGGGGAGGTTGTGTGTTGCGACCTTACCATGACCTGCCCGTCCTGCAGGCCAGGTGCGTCCACCGCCGGCCCAAAAGCAGAAGACACCTGTTCTTCGGTGGACAGTTTCTTTATCTTATCATTTTTTGCCTTCGTatctgtgtttttccttttgatcGACACATTGAGGCCGTTCTCCTCCACGACAGCATCCTCCATCTCTAGGACAGTCTCAGCCACTCTTATGGccgtctgctccaccagctccctgGTGATACGCTCACTCCCCAGTTCTAGGTGGTCTCCCTGCATCCCTGCTGGCTCTTCCGCCTCCACGGTCGTGCCTGCCATtgtgccctgtgtgtgtcccagtgacTCTCTGTCTGTGTTGTCCGTAAGCGCGATCTTACCTGTATCACCCTGCGCGGGCTCGCTGTGCCCGTCATGCGCGTGCGGCGCTGCACTGACGGGCGGGTCGGCTGGCTGGCGAGCCTCCGCGCCCTTCGGGCACGACCGGATCAggtggccctcctccccacaacaAAGACATTTCTGAGAGTCGGTGGTGACAAACACAGTATAATCGTAATCATCCACCCTGAAACGAAGACTCAGCCGGAGCTCCTCCACATTATTGCTCAGGACCATGGATACTTGCCGTCTAAACGACACGACATGCCTCAGCAGCGGGGACTTGGTCCCGAGAGGAATTAGCCTCATCGGGGACACTATGCGCCCGTGCCTGCTGAGCTCCCGCAACAACATGTCATTCTTAAAAAACGGAGGGACGTTGGACACCACCACCTTCTTTACCGGGTTCGACAGGGGAAGCACCGGCGTCAGTTCACCATTAATTACCACCCCCGTCGTCACCAGCTGATCGGCTTTGTCCGTGttgtccacaaacaccaccaccattttACTCATTCTGGACGCGGACTTCACATTTCCGTGCCCCACAATGTCCCCCACAGCCAGCGCGCACTCCTCCACGGACACACCGGTCGGTGGAGAGAGTTTGACGCCGTGTCTGCGGGTGAGTTTTTCAAACGCGAAGGCTCCCGGCGCCGCTGCCATGACGGGCACGGCGGCCGTGGCCACCAAACAATTTGACCAAAAACAGTGAATCAACGCTCGAAACTGCAGAGAAGTGCTCCCCAAAGTGAATAAACACCACCCGGTGTGACAATAAAAATTAGAATATAGGGAAAGTTTTGAAAAAACGTGGAAATCTGTCTCTCACTCACGGAGCCGACGCACTCACCACCCTcacgctcagagagagagagagatgagagagaggagagagagagagatgaggaggagagagaggagagagagagagagagagaagagaggaggagagagagaggagagacgagagagagagagagagagagagagagagagagagaggaggagagaggagagagaggagaggagagggcgagagaggcagagagactgagagagagagagacgagagagagaagagagagagactcgTGACTTTCAGAGACCCAGGCCAGAGCAACTCCCCAACGGTTATCCTGACTGAGGTAGGCCAGCTACATTCAACTCacatacatataaatatatgaaGTACAAGGAAAATTGTCCCTGTTGACTCAAAAAGAGGGTGAATAGACCAGAATTGCAAGAAATAATACAGCAGGAATACATGACTGTGTTTGTGAGCTGAATAGAAATGAGATGGAAATCGAATGGTTTTTTTACGTCTAAAATCTGTCAAGTGGAATGGACGCCTGCCTCTTAGATTAATGACGCCATTGTGACGTGATGTTAATACCTAACGAGCTATTAATGGGTTTATCCAGGTGAACTTTGGCTGAAACAGAGAACAAGCAGAACCGCTCCTAGAATCAGCACGACGGACAGCGACACTGCTAGGCGGAGGAGCCCGCACCGCCCGGCCAGCCGTCTCTCGCCCACCGATGAGGATAtgctgccttcctgctgctgctgatgggtcGCTTTGGGCTTTTATAGAGCGTCCATTGCGTAATAACAGCCGATGAATGCCCTTAGCAGAGTCGAATTTAGCATGACGGTGACACCGGAGCGGGCAGGGAGATACTTAGTGGCGAAACTAAGACAAGACTAACCCCCCGCGTGTTTTCACTATAGTTTAAGTGCAGTGAAGATACGACTCGAATAGTTCCGCGCTGCCATGGAGACAAAGTACCTCCTGCTACTGATCTATCTGGACATTCTGTGCGTCATGGGGTGCTGCTATGAGCGGCAAAAAGTCCAAACAGGGGGGAAGAAAGGATCTCAAACCCACCATAGTCCCGACTGTCGTCCCGCACAAGACCCCGCTGCCGCCCTCCCCCAGCAACCATGATGTTTGCCTGGGCTACTACGACGTGAGCGGCCAGTACGATAAAATGTTCGAGTGTAACAATACGGACCACCGGTACTGCTGCGGTACGTGCTACTTGCGCTTCTGCTGCGAGTACAAGAAGGACCGGCTGGAACAGAAAGCGTGTAAGAACTATCAGACCCCGGTCTGGGTGGTGACAGCCGCCCCATCGCCTATTCCGACCGGTGATACCTACGACCCGAGCATGGACCAGACTAACACGGCGGTCTATATCGCCTGTGGGATCATTGCCTTTATCATCGTGTTGGGAGTCTCAGCCAAAGTCGCGTATGACAAAGCCACGGAGCCACCCCAGGAAATGAATATTCACAGGTAAGCAAGCCTTTAAAGACCCCGATTCACACACTAACAGGCATGGCATATATTATGAGACCAAGATTTATAGACAAGTTGACTTTTTCTTTGGCTGTAAAACCAGAAAGACTTGGAAACAAATAATAATGCTAAATGATAGTAAATGCTCAGAGAGACCAGTTCTTGGACCCAGGTTTCTCAAATAAAGCAGATCGGTCAACAAATTTTCACATTAATACTGTTAAAGGGAGATCACAATGTGTTTAATATGATCCAAACATAGCTCCTGTCAATTTGTAAAGGGTAGATATTTATTCTTCTTAGGATCATAATATCAAAAGTTGTTTAATCTTAATTGTCTTACCTACTTTGGTATTCTTTCTTGATCTGAGAAAAGGGATCCcatatt
Coding sequences:
- the LOC115253343 gene encoding protein shisa-6-like — translated: MSGKKSKQGGRKDLKPTIVPTVVPHKTPLPPSPSNHDVCLGYYDVSGQYDKMFECNNTDHRYCCGTCYLRFCCEYKKDRLEQKACKNYQTPVWVVTAAPSPIPTGDTYDPSMDQTNTAVYIACGIIAFIIVLGVSAKVAYDKATEPPQEMNIHRALADILRQQGPIPISQYDCENFAAMNGSPKDNTPARTSSKNHYTPVHTSKSNHDIVSDR